Within Pseudomonas sp. LBUM920, the genomic segment ATTATACGAGGCTGCGAGCGCCTCGGAACGGGATATTTAGGAGTCTTTTATGGCCGTCCCCCTTACCACCCTCGTCGAGGAAGCGGACCGCTACCTTGGCAGCGCAAAAATTGCCGATTATTGCCCCAATGGCCTGCAGGTCGAGGGCCGTCCGCAGGTGATGCGCATCGTCAGCGGCGTGACCGCAAGCCAGGCGCTGCTCGATGCCGCGGTCGAAGCCCAGGCCGACCTGGTGCTGGTGCACCACGGTTATTTCTGGAAGGGCGAAAACCCATGCATCACCGGCATGAAACAGCGCCGCCTGAAAACCCTGCTCAAGCACGACATCAGCCTGCTCGCCTACCACCTGCCGCTGGACCTGCACGCGGACGTGGGCAATAACGTGCAACTCGCCCGCCAGTTGGACATTACCGTCGAAGGCCCGCTGGACCCGAGCAACCCCAAAATCGTCGGCTTGGTCGGTTCCCTCGCCGAGCCCCTGTCGCCTCGCGACTTTGCTCGCCGTGTGCAGGATGTGATGGGCCGTGAGCCGCTGCTGATCGAAGGCAGCGAAATGATCCGCCGCGTCGGTTGGTGCACGGGCGGCGGTCAGGGTTACATCGACGACGCGATTGCCGCTGGCGTCGACTTGTACCTGAGCGGCGAGGCGTCCGAGCAAACCTTCCACAGCGCGCGGGAAAACGACATCAGCTTTATCGCTGCCGGGCACCACGCCACTGAGCGCTATGGCGTGCAGGCGTTGGGCGATTACCTGGCGCGGCGTTTTGCCTTGGAGCATCTGTTCATCGATTGCCCCAACCCGATCTGAGCCTCACAGCAGGCCCCTGTGGGAGCTGGCTTGCCTGCGACAGCATCACCGCCATTTGCCTGACTGACCGAGGTGCCTGTATCGCAGGCAAGCCAGCTCCCACAAAAAGCTCGCTCCCACATTCGACCGAGTTGGGCCAAACCCAGCGGCATATTCATATATCGTTTCGATCTAGCCGGCTCCCTGAATAGAAGAAGGTGCTGTGCTAGCATGCCCCGCTCGAACACGGCCCGCTGGCCGTCCATAAGATCGTTTTTCCGTGAGTAGCCATGGTCGACAAACTGACGCATCTGAAACAGCTGGAGGCGGAAAGCATCCACATCATCCGCGAGGTCGCCGCCGAGTTCGACAACCCGGTGATGCTCTACTCGATCGGTAAAGACTCCGCCGTGATGCTGCACCTGGCGCGCAAGGCCTTCTTTCCGGGCAAGCTGCCGTTCCCGGTGATGCACGTCGACACCCGCTGGAAATTCCAGGAGATGTACAAGTTTCGCGACAAAATGGTCGAAGAGCTTGGCCTGGACCTGATCACCCACGTCAACCCGGACGGCGTGGCGCAGGGCATCAACCCGTTCACCCACGGCAGCGCCAAGCACACCGACATCATGAAAACCGAAGGCCTCAAGCAGGCCCTGGACAAGCATGGTTTCGACGCAGCCTTCGGCGGTGCCCGTCGCGATGAAGAGAAATCCCGCGCCAAAGAGCGCGTGTACTCGTTCCGCGACAGCAAGCACCGCTGGGACCCGAAAAACCAGCGCCCGGAGCTGTGGAACGTCTACAACGGCAACGTCAACAAGGGTGAGTCGATCCGTGTGTTCCCGCTGTCCAACTGGACCGAGCTGGACATCTGGCAGTACATCTACCTGGAAGGCATTCCGATTGTGCCGCTGTACTTCGCCGCCGAGCGCGACGTGATTGAAAAGAACGGCACGTTGATCATGATCGACGACGACCGCATCCTCGAGCACCTGTCCGACGAAGACAAAGCCCGAATCGTCAAAAAGAAAGTACGTTTCCGTACCCTTGGCTGCTACCCGTTGACGGGCGCGGTGGAGTCCGAAGCCGAGACGCTGACGGACATCATTCAGGAAATGCTCCTGACGCGAACTTCCGAGCGCCAGGGCCGTGTCATCGACCACGATGGCGCAGGCTCGATGGAAGATAAAAAACGTCAGGGTTATTTCTAAGGGGCTGTCACCAATGTCGCATCAATCTGATTTGATCAGCGAGGACATCCTCGCCTACCTGGGCCAGCACGAGCGCAAGGAAATGTTGCGCTTCCTGACCTGCGGCAACGTCGACGACGGCAAGAGCACCCTGATCGGGCGCCTGCTGCACGACTCCAAGATGATCTACGAAGATCACCTGGAAGCCATCACCCGCGATTCGAAGAAATCCGGCACCACCGGCGATGACATCGACCTGGCCTTGCTGGTCGACGGCCTGCAGGCCGAGCGCGAGCAGGGCATCACCATCGACGTGGCCTACCGCTATTTCTCTACCGCCAAGCGCAAATTCATCATCGCCGACACTCCCGGCCATGAGCAGTACACCCGCAACATGGCCACCGGCGCCTCCACCTGTGACCTGGCGATCATTCTGATCGACGCGCGTTACGG encodes:
- a CDS encoding Nif3-like dinuclear metal center hexameric protein gives rise to the protein MAVPLTTLVEEADRYLGSAKIADYCPNGLQVEGRPQVMRIVSGVTASQALLDAAVEAQADLVLVHHGYFWKGENPCITGMKQRRLKTLLKHDISLLAYHLPLDLHADVGNNVQLARQLDITVEGPLDPSNPKIVGLVGSLAEPLSPRDFARRVQDVMGREPLLIEGSEMIRRVGWCTGGGQGYIDDAIAAGVDLYLSGEASEQTFHSARENDISFIAAGHHATERYGVQALGDYLARRFALEHLFIDCPNPI
- the cysD gene encoding sulfate adenylyltransferase subunit CysD; the encoded protein is MVDKLTHLKQLEAESIHIIREVAAEFDNPVMLYSIGKDSAVMLHLARKAFFPGKLPFPVMHVDTRWKFQEMYKFRDKMVEELGLDLITHVNPDGVAQGINPFTHGSAKHTDIMKTEGLKQALDKHGFDAAFGGARRDEEKSRAKERVYSFRDSKHRWDPKNQRPELWNVYNGNVNKGESIRVFPLSNWTELDIWQYIYLEGIPIVPLYFAAERDVIEKNGTLIMIDDDRILEHLSDEDKARIVKKKVRFRTLGCYPLTGAVESEAETLTDIIQEMLLTRTSERQGRVIDHDGAGSMEDKKRQGYF